TGTCGAAGGCTCTGAACAGCCCGGCGCTGCGGGCCGACGCCCACGAGCAGGTGGCGTGCGCCTGGCTTTCGGGGACGACGCTCGCGGGATTGAGCCTCAATGCTGCGCTCGGGTGGTGGTGGGCCGACCCGGCCGCGGCGCTGTGCATGGTCCCCTGGATCGCCCGCGAAGGCTGGACGGCCTGGCGCAGCGGCGAGTCCGGGGCGGAGGCGAGATAAGGATGGGATCGTCGGTCCTCCTCATGGCGTACGGGAGCGTCGAGTCGGTCGATCAGATGGCCGATTTCCTCAAGGAGGTTTTCCGGGGCCGGCCGGTCCGCGAGGAGACGGTCCGGGAATTCCAGGACCGCTACCGTCTCTTCGGCGGCCGCTCGCCCCTCCTGGAGATCTCGCGCCGCCAGGCCGCAGCGCTGGAGAAGCTGCTGGGAATCCCGGTGCGGGTCGGGATGCGGCACTGGCATCCCTACATCGCCGACGTCGTCCGGGAAATGCCGGAGCCGATCGTCAGCCTGTCGCTGGCGCCGCAGTATTCGCGCTTCAGCGTGGGGGAGTACCAGCGCGCGCTGGAAGCGGCCTATCGAGGGAAGATCCTCCACGTCGACCACTGGCACCGGCAGCCGCGTTTCCTGGAGGCGTGGGTCGAGCGGATCCGCGCCGGCATGGCGCGTCACGCGCCGGAAATGCTGCTGTTCACGGCGCACAGCGTCCCGGAGGATCCCGACGATCCCTACCCGCGGCACCTTCAGGAGACGCGCGAGGGGATCCTCCGGCTCCTTCCCGCAACGCCGCCCTGGGACTTCGCCTACCAGAGCGCCAGCACCGCGCCTTTGAAGTGGAGGGGTCCCGACGTCGACTCGAAGCTGAAGGAGCTGAGCTCCCGCGGCGTCCGCAAGGTGCTCGCGGCCCCCGTCGGCTTCGTCAGCGACCACGCCGAGGTGCTCTACGATCTGGACCACCTCCACCGCGGGACGGCCCGTGAAATGGGAATTCAGCTCGAGCGCTGCGAGTCGCTCAATGATCATCCGCTGCTGATACAGGCCCTCGCCGACGCGGTGCGCGAGGTCGCGTGAAGAAAGTCCTCGTGGCCGGCGCCGGCATCTCGGGGCTCGCCACCGCGTTCTATCTCGGCCGCCAGCGCCCCGACCTGGCCATCACCGTCCTCGATCCGCGTGACCGGCTCGGCGGCGTCATCACGACGCAGGTCCGGGACGGATTTCTCATCGAAGGAGGGCCAGACTCCTTCGTCCTGATCAAGCCGTGGGGCCTGCAGCTTTGCCGCGATCTCGGCATCGAGAAGCGGCTCATCCCGACCGATCCGGCGAATCGGAAGGTCTACATCCTGGCGCGGCGCGGGCTCGAGCCTCTTCCGCCCGGCGTCATGCTCACCGCCCCGACGAAGCTGCTGCCTCTCCTTCGCAGCCGGCTTTTTTCATGGCCGGGGAAGATCCGCATGGGGATGGACCTCCTGTTGCCGCGCGGCAAGGAGCAGGAGGACGAATCGCTCGGATCCTTCGTGAGGCGGCGGCTCGGGCAGGAGGCGGTGGACAAGATCGCCGAGCCCATCCTGGCGGGGATCTTCCTGTCGGAAGCCGATCGTCTGAGCCTCCGGTCGACCTTTCCGCGCCTGCTGGAGATGGAGCGCGAGCACCGGAGCCTCATCCTCGCCTTCCGCCGTCAGGCAAGCGGGGCGAAGAGTCACGCCGGGGCGGGCGCCGGCAGCCCGTTCCGGACCTTCGCGGGAGGCATGGCGGAGCTGATCGACTGCCTGCGCGATGCGATGCCCCAAGTCGAGTTTCGGACCGGCGTCCGCGTCGAGAGGATCGAGGGCCCGCGGAAGGTGATCACCAACCGGGAAGTGCTGGAGCCCGACGCCGTCGTCCTGGCGATGCCGCCTCCCGACTGCGCCGGCGTCCTCCGGGGACTCTCCCCGGCGCTGGCCGAGAAGATCGCCCGGATCACGACCCTTTCCACCGCCACGGTCTCCCTCGGATACCGGCGCCCGGCCGCGCGGGTCGCGCTCGACGCCACGGGCTTCGTGATCGCCCGCGGCGAGAGCCGGAGGATCCTCGCCTGCACCTGGTCGTCGAGGAAGTTCCCGGGACGCGCTCCCGACGGGGACCTGCTGCTGCGATGCTTTCTGGGGGGGAAGAACGGGGCGATCCTGCAGAACGACGACAGCGCCCTCGTCCGGATTGCCCGCGAGGAGGTCGCCGATCTGATGGGGATGCCCGATCCGCCGGTTCTCTCGGCCGTCTACCGCTGGCCGCTCGCCAATCCCATCTACGAGGTCGGCCACGAAGCGCGGGTCCGCGAGATCGAGTCGATGCTGGATCCGGCCCTCAACATCCATCTGACCGGCAGCGGCTTCCGGGGAATCGGCATTCCCGACTGCGTCGGGGACGCCATGCGCGTGGCCGCCGAGGTTGCCCGAAGGACGTAGGGACGCATCTTGGCTACCGTACGGAGTCGGCGTTTGGCGTCGCCGGTTCGAGGCGTCGCCTTCAGGTCACTTTAGGCAGGCTCGCTCTGCCCGCTCGGAAAGGGTTGGAGATGCTTCGTCAACCTGGGTGGGCTGCCATTTGCATCGCCAGCCTGTCAGTTCTTTGGCTTGTCTCAGGTCTCTGAAAAATGTAGATTATGAGCATGCAAATCACCTCCCGGCTTGTAGCCGTCCTCGTCGCCGTCTCTCTCATCTTCTCCGTCGCCGGGGGTCTGGTTCTTTGCGCGGGGTGCGGCAGCAAGATGATGGAGTGCTGCAAGTGGATGCCGGCAGCTTCCGAGTCGATGGGCCCCAGCCCGTGCTGCCAGTTCAAAGTCTCCTCGACGACTGAGCCGCACCCGGGCCGCATAATCTCCGTCGCCAACGGCACTCAACGCGATGAAGCCGGCATCTCGCACGCGGACGACGTTTCGTTCCATGAAGCTCTTGGTGCCGTCGCGCCGCGCCATTCGCCAACTCCCTCGCCTCCGCCTGATTCCTCTCCTCCGCTGTTCATCCTGAACGCCTCACTGCTCTGCTGAGACGATACTTCCGCCTCTAGCTCCCTTCCAGTTTCGTTGAGTCATTTTTGCCCGGCGACCGGAGCCCTCGTCCGCGTCCGGGCGAGAGGCGTCACCATGAAAGGAATCATGCTGTCTCCGGTGTTGCTCCTTTGGGCGCACTCCGGATGGGCTATGGAGCCGGCGCAACCGACCTCGGCGAACCCCGCTGCGCTTCTGCGGGAAGCGGAGGAGAACAGCCCGGCGATCCGCGCCGCGCGGGCCCGACTCGAAGCGGCGCGCCACGCGCCTTCTCAGGTAGAGGCTCCTCCGGATCCCGAGGTCAGCGTCGCCTACACCAACGACGGCCTCTCCCGGTTCACCCTGGGAGAGAGCGAATTCGCCCAGCTCTCCCTCAACTGGACCCAGGAAATCCGATCGCGGGGAAAACGCCGGCAAGCGGGGGAAGCGGCGTCGCGCTCCTCGCAGGCGGCGGAGAAGGAGCTGGCACTGGTACGGCTCGAAGTGCTCTCGGCCGTCAAGAGCGCCTACGCCGATCTGGTGCGGCTGGACGGCACGGCGGCCATCCTGGATGAGATCCGAAGTGTGCTGGACTCCGTGGAACAAACCGCCCGGAGACGCTACGAGGTGGGGCAGGGGATCCAGGAGAACGTTCTCAAGGCGCAGACCGAGATCCTCAAGCTGGAGGCCGAATCGACCCGGGTGGCGCAGGAGCGCCTGGAAGTCGAGGCCCGACTCGACGCCGCCGTGGGACGCGCCGCCGGCGCGCCCATCGGCCCCGCGGCGGCCGCTGCGCTCAGCGGGGCACTCGGAGAGGACGCGGAAGCGCTCGCGCAGGCCGCCCTGGCGGGCTCGCCCGGGGTGGGCGCGCTCGAGGCGGAAGTCCGCCGCCGGCAAGCCAGCGCGGAGCTGGCGCGACTCGAGCTGAAGCCTGATTTCATCTGGTCCGCCAGCTACCAATACCGCGGCGATCTGGATCCCATGGTCATGGGAATGCTGGGCGTGCGCCTTCCGCTGCACAAGGCGCGCAAGCAGGCCCAGGCCGTGGCGCAGGCCGAATCGGACGTAACCGCCGCCCAGCAGGACCTGGCGGATCGCCAGGTCCGTACTCAATCCGCCGTGCGCGAGCTGGCGGCGCGCGCCCAGGGCGCCGAGCGCCTGCTGGAGCTCTACGAGCAGGGAATCATCCCCCAGGCGGCGAACACGCTGGAATCGGCACGCGCCTCCTATGCCGTGGGGCGAATCGGCGTCCTGGATCTGTTCAACGATCTCAGGGTGCTCCTGGATGCCCGCAAGGACCAGATTTCCCTGGAGGCGGAGCGGATCCAGGCCCTGGCGGCGCTCGAGCCGCTCGTCGGTCGCGACCTGGTACGCGTGCCGGAAAGCGGCGACGCCGCGGGAGGTAGCCATGCGCCTCTCCGGTAGCCGTGGGTGGGTAATTCTGTTCGCGACCGTGCTGCTCGCGGTGGCGGTCCTGGTCGGGATCCGCTCTCTGGGCCATGTCGGGGTGGGGAGGGGGATTTCCGGAACGCACGCGTCCAAAGCAAGCGCGAAGCCGCTGTACCACTGCCCCATGCACCCCACGATCCAGTCCGACAAGCCGGGGAATTGCTCCATCTGCGGAATGCGCCTCGTGCTGGCCGAGAAGTCGGAAGCGGAGATTCAGCCGGCCCCGGCGCAGGGGCCGCCGCCGGCGCCTCGCAAGCGGCTGCTCTACCGCTCGACCATGAACCCCTCCGAAGTTTCCGACCATCCTGGCAAGGACTCCATGGGCATGGAGATGGTTCCGGTTGAAATGGAAGAGCCCGGCGAAGGAGGCGTGGAAGGGCTTGCCCCGATCCAGATCCCGTCGCGCCGGCGTCAGCTCATCGGAGTGCGAACCACGATCGCCAAGCGCTCTCCCCTCACCCGCACTCTCCGAACGGTGGGACGAGTCGCTATTGACGAGAGCCGCCTCCACCATGTCCACACCAAAGTCGAGGGGTGGATCGAGGAGCTGAGGGTGAATGCAACTGGGGAACCCGTCGTGAAGGGCCAACCCCTACTCCAGATCTACAGTCCCGAGCTTCTGGCCACGCAGGAGGAGTTCCTGCTCGCCCTCAAGGCCCGCCAGAGCCTCCCCAAAGGGGCGCCCCCGGCGTCGAAAAGCCGCATGGAAGAGCTTGTCGAGAGCTCCCGCCGTCGCCTCCTCCTTTTCGACCTGACCCCCGGCCAGATCGAGAAGCTCGAGAAGACGGGCGTGCCAACGCGCACCGTCATTCTTTATTCGCCGCTCTCGGGAATCGTTCTGGAGCGCAAGGTCACGCACGGGGAAAGGATCGACCCGAGCATGGCACTTCTGGAGGTCGCGGATCTCTCCCGGGTCTGGGTCCTCGCCTCGGTCTACGAATACGAGCTGCCGTTCGTGAAGGTGGGGCAGAAAGCGACGATGACCCTTGCTTACCTTCCCGGCAGGGCCTTCACGGGGCGGGTGAGCCTCGTCTATCCGGTCCTGGATGGCGCAACTCGGACCGTGCAGGCCCGCATTGAATTCGCCAATCCTCACCTCGAGCTGAAGCCCGAGATGTATGCCGACGTCGAGATTCTGAGCGACCTCGGCGAGCGCCTCACCGTGCCGGAGAGCGCAGTCCTTTCCTCCGGGACCCGGGACATCGTGTTCGTCGATCGGGGCGAAGGTTACTTCGACCCGCGGATAGTGAAAGTAGGTCTTCGACTTCCCGAGGCCGTGGAGATCCTCGAGGGTCTAAGCGCAGGGGAGAGCGTGGTGACCTCCGCCAATTTCCTGGTGGATTCGGAGTCAAAGCTCAAGTCGGCCCTGGAAGCGGCTTCAGCCCCCTCAACACAGCCCACGCCGACGCCGACGGCGCCGGCGCACCGGCACTGAGGGACGCATCATGGTCGAGCGGATCATCGAGTTCTCGGCTCACAACAGATTTCTCATCCTGGTCTTGACCGCGGTGGCGGTGGTGTGGGCCGTCTACGCCGTCACCAACGTCCCGCTGGACGCCATCCCCGACCTCTCGGACACGCAGGTCATCGTCTATTCGCGCTGGGACCGGAGTCCCGACATTCTCGAGGACCAGGTGACGTATCCCATCATCGCGGCGTTGCTGGGCGCGCCGCGCGTGAAGGCGATCCGCGGGTTATCCGATTTCGGCTTTTCCTACGTCTACGTCATCTTCGAGGATGGCACCGATCTCTACTGGGCCCGCAGCCGGACGCTGGAGTATCTCAGCAAGATCCTGCCGCGCCTTCCCGAAGGAGTGCGCACCGAAATCGGCCCCGATGCCACCGGCGTGGGGTGGGTTTACCAATACGCGCTGTTGGACCGCTCGGGGAAACATGACCTGGCCGAGCTGCGTTCTTTCCAGGACTGGACGCTCCGGTACCTGATACAGAGCGTCCCGGGGGTCGCCGAGGTCGCCTCCATCGGCGGGTTCCAGAAGCAGTACCAAGTCAATGTGAACCCCAACGCCTTGGCGGCGTACCGCATTCCGCTGGCCCGCGTCGTGGAGGCGATCCGACAGGGGAACAGCGACGTGGGTGGGCGCCTGGTGGAGTTCTCGGGCGCCGAGTACATGGTGCGTGGGCGAGGGTATGCGCGCACGACGACCGATCTCGAGCAGATCGTCGTCGGCGACAACGGGAGCGGTACGCCAATCTTGGTGCGGGACGTGGCGAAGGTCGAGCTGGGCCCCGACATCCGGCGGGGTGTCGTCGATCTTGACGGGCTGGGGGACACGGTGGGGGGGATCGTCGTGATGCGCCAAGGCGAGAACGCCCTCAACGTCATCAACCGAGTGAAGGAGCGGATCGAGAGCGTCTGGGCCTCGTTCCCGGAAGGCGTCGAGCTGGTCACCACTTACGACCGCTCCGACCTCATCAAACGCGCCATCGCCAACCTGCGGGAAGAGCTGGTGCTGGAGATGATCATCGTCAGCCTGGTGATCCTGATCTTCCTCTGGCACATTCCCTCGGCCATCGTTCCCATCGTCACCATTCCGGTCGCGGTCCTTCTGGCCTTCATCCCGATGCATGCTCTGGGGATCACCTCCAACATCATGTCCCTGGCCGGCATCGCCATCTCCATCGGCGTCCTGGTGGACGGGGCCATCGTGGAGGTGGAAAACGCCTACAAGAAGCTTCAGCTATGGGAGGCGGGAGGGCGACAAGGGGACTACCACGCCATCCGGCTGCAGGCGTTGAAAGAGGTGGGCCCCTCGGTCTTCTTCTCCCTTCTGGTCGTCGCCGTCGCCTTCCTGCCGATCTTCACCTTGGTGGACCAGGAGGGGCGCCTTTTCAAGCCACTGGCCTTTACCAAGAACTTCGCCATGGCCATAGCGGCCCTGCTGGCGATCACGCTGGACCCGGCCATGCGCATGCTCTTCACCCGGATGGATCGGATGGAATTCCGCCCGCGGTGGCTTGCCTGGATCGCCAACCAGACCGTGGTGGGGACCTACCATCCCGAGGAGAGGCATCCCATCAGCCGGTTCCTGTTTCGGGTCTACGAGCCCGCCTGCCGGCTGGTGCTGAGGTTTCCGTGGATGACCGTGGGCGTGGCGACCCTGCTGATCGCGATGACGATCCCCGTCTACTTTCAGCTCGGCTCCGAGTTCATGCCGCCGCTCGACGAGGGATCGCTGCTCTACATGCCCACCACCGTGCCGGGTCTCTCGGTCACCGAGGCGGAGAAGCTGGTCCAGACCATGGACGAGATGATCCGGGAAGTGCCGGAGGTTATCCGGGTGTTCGGCAAGGCCGGCCGCGCCGACACGGCGACCGATCCGGCTCCGCTTTCGATGTTCGAGACGACCATCCTGCTCAAGCCCCACGACCAGTGGCGCAAAGTGAAACGGTTCTATTCGGACTGGCCCGAGTGGCTGCAGAAGCCCCTACGCCGTCTTTGGTGGGACAGGATCTCCCGGGAAGAGCTCGTGGACCAGCTGGACCGCAAGCTGCGCTTCCCGGGAGTGCCCAACATCTGGACGATGCCGATCAGGAACCGGACCGACATGCTCATCACCGGGATCCGCACGCCGGTAGGACTCAAGATCTTCGGCCCGGATCTCACGGTGATCGAGCGGATCGGCAGCGAAGTGGAAGCCGCGCTGCGCGACGTGCGCGGCACCCGCAGCCTGTTCGCGGAGCGGACGGCGGGCGGCTACTACCTCGACTTCGACCTGCGGCGCGGAGATCTCGCCCGCTACGGCCTGACGGTGGAGGACGCCCAGAGAGTCATCCAATCGGCCATCGGCGGCGACACGGTCACCACCGTCGTGGAAGGTCGCGCGCGTTACAGCGTCAACGTCCGCTACGCGCGGGAGTTGCGGGACAACCTCGAGGCCCTGCAGAGGGTCCTGGTCCCGACTCCCTCGGGATCGCAGATTCCGCTCGCGCAAGTCGCGGACATTCGCATGACGTCCGGCCCGTCCATGATCCGAGACGAAAACGGCTTGCTCTGTGGGTACGTCTACGTGGACCTTGCCGGACGCGACGTCGGAAGCTACGTCGAGGAGGCGAAAAGGCGCGTGGCGGAAAAGGTCTCCGTCCCGACGGGCTACTCGGTCCAGTGGAGCGGTCAGTACGAAAACGTCCTGCGAGTGCGCGAGCGCCTGAAGGTCGTGGTTCCCCTCACGGTGTTCCTGATCTTCATGCTCCTGTACCTCAACACCAAGTCGGGGGTGAAGGCCGGAATCGTTCTTCTGGCCGTGCCGTTCTCCGGCATCGGGGCCGTCTGGCTCCTCTATCTGCTCGGCTACAACGTCTCCATCGCCACTTGGGTGGGGATGATTGCGCTGATGGGGCTCGACGCCGAGACCGGCGTGTTCATGCTGCTGTTCCTCGATCTTGCCTATCACGACGCGGAGCGGGCCGGGCGGCTGAAGACGCGCGAGGACCTCCGGGAGGCAATCGTCCACGGCGCCGTGAAACGCATCCGTCCGAAGATGATGACGGTCGCAGCCGCATTCATGGGGCTGATGCCGATC
This sequence is a window from Candidatus Polarisedimenticolia bacterium. Protein-coding genes within it:
- the hemH gene encoding ferrochelatase, giving the protein MGSSVLLMAYGSVESVDQMADFLKEVFRGRPVREETVREFQDRYRLFGGRSPLLEISRRQAAALEKLLGIPVRVGMRHWHPYIADVVREMPEPIVSLSLAPQYSRFSVGEYQRALEAAYRGKILHVDHWHRQPRFLEAWVERIRAGMARHAPEMLLFTAHSVPEDPDDPYPRHLQETREGILRLLPATPPWDFAYQSASTAPLKWRGPDVDSKLKELSSRGVRKVLAAPVGFVSDHAEVLYDLDHLHRGTAREMGIQLERCESLNDHPLLIQALADAVREVA
- the hemG gene encoding protoporphyrinogen oxidase; this translates as MKKVLVAGAGISGLATAFYLGRQRPDLAITVLDPRDRLGGVITTQVRDGFLIEGGPDSFVLIKPWGLQLCRDLGIEKRLIPTDPANRKVYILARRGLEPLPPGVMLTAPTKLLPLLRSRLFSWPGKIRMGMDLLLPRGKEQEDESLGSFVRRRLGQEAVDKIAEPILAGIFLSEADRLSLRSTFPRLLEMEREHRSLILAFRRQASGAKSHAGAGAGSPFRTFAGGMAELIDCLRDAMPQVEFRTGVRVERIEGPRKVITNREVLEPDAVVLAMPPPDCAGVLRGLSPALAEKIARITTLSTATVSLGYRRPAARVALDATGFVIARGESRRILACTWSSRKFPGRAPDGDLLLRCFLGGKNGAILQNDDSALVRIAREEVADLMGMPDPPVLSAVYRWPLANPIYEVGHEARVREIESMLDPALNIHLTGSGFRGIGIPDCVGDAMRVAAEVARRT
- a CDS encoding TolC family protein, encoding MKGIMLSPVLLLWAHSGWAMEPAQPTSANPAALLREAEENSPAIRAARARLEAARHAPSQVEAPPDPEVSVAYTNDGLSRFTLGESEFAQLSLNWTQEIRSRGKRRQAGEAASRSSQAAEKELALVRLEVLSAVKSAYADLVRLDGTAAILDEIRSVLDSVEQTARRRYEVGQGIQENVLKAQTEILKLEAESTRVAQERLEVEARLDAAVGRAAGAPIGPAAAAALSGALGEDAEALAQAALAGSPGVGALEAEVRRRQASAELARLELKPDFIWSASYQYRGDLDPMVMGMLGVRLPLHKARKQAQAVAQAESDVTAAQQDLADRQVRTQSAVRELAARAQGAERLLELYEQGIIPQAANTLESARASYAVGRIGVLDLFNDLRVLLDARKDQISLEAERIQALAALEPLVGRDLVRVPESGDAAGGSHAPLR
- a CDS encoding efflux RND transporter periplasmic adaptor subunit, translating into MRLSGSRGWVILFATVLLAVAVLVGIRSLGHVGVGRGISGTHASKASAKPLYHCPMHPTIQSDKPGNCSICGMRLVLAEKSEAEIQPAPAQGPPPAPRKRLLYRSTMNPSEVSDHPGKDSMGMEMVPVEMEEPGEGGVEGLAPIQIPSRRRQLIGVRTTIAKRSPLTRTLRTVGRVAIDESRLHHVHTKVEGWIEELRVNATGEPVVKGQPLLQIYSPELLATQEEFLLALKARQSLPKGAPPASKSRMEELVESSRRRLLLFDLTPGQIEKLEKTGVPTRTVILYSPLSGIVLERKVTHGERIDPSMALLEVADLSRVWVLASVYEYELPFVKVGQKATMTLAYLPGRAFTGRVSLVYPVLDGATRTVQARIEFANPHLELKPEMYADVEILSDLGERLTVPESAVLSSGTRDIVFVDRGEGYFDPRIVKVGLRLPEAVEILEGLSAGESVVTSANFLVDSESKLKSALEAASAPSTQPTPTPTAPAHRH
- a CDS encoding CusA/CzcA family heavy metal efflux RND transporter, translated to MVERIIEFSAHNRFLILVLTAVAVVWAVYAVTNVPLDAIPDLSDTQVIVYSRWDRSPDILEDQVTYPIIAALLGAPRVKAIRGLSDFGFSYVYVIFEDGTDLYWARSRTLEYLSKILPRLPEGVRTEIGPDATGVGWVYQYALLDRSGKHDLAELRSFQDWTLRYLIQSVPGVAEVASIGGFQKQYQVNVNPNALAAYRIPLARVVEAIRQGNSDVGGRLVEFSGAEYMVRGRGYARTTTDLEQIVVGDNGSGTPILVRDVAKVELGPDIRRGVVDLDGLGDTVGGIVVMRQGENALNVINRVKERIESVWASFPEGVELVTTYDRSDLIKRAIANLREELVLEMIIVSLVILIFLWHIPSAIVPIVTIPVAVLLAFIPMHALGITSNIMSLAGIAISIGVLVDGAIVEVENAYKKLQLWEAGGRQGDYHAIRLQALKEVGPSVFFSLLVVAVAFLPIFTLVDQEGRLFKPLAFTKNFAMAIAALLAITLDPAMRMLFTRMDRMEFRPRWLAWIANQTVVGTYHPEERHPISRFLFRVYEPACRLVLRFPWMTVGVATLLIAMTIPVYFQLGSEFMPPLDEGSLLYMPTTVPGLSVTEAEKLVQTMDEMIREVPEVIRVFGKAGRADTATDPAPLSMFETTILLKPHDQWRKVKRFYSDWPEWLQKPLRRLWWDRISREELVDQLDRKLRFPGVPNIWTMPIRNRTDMLITGIRTPVGLKIFGPDLTVIERIGSEVEAALRDVRGTRSLFAERTAGGYYLDFDLRRGDLARYGLTVEDAQRVIQSAIGGDTVTTVVEGRARYSVNVRYARELRDNLEALQRVLVPTPSGSQIPLAQVADIRMTSGPSMIRDENGLLCGYVYVDLAGRDVGSYVEEAKRRVAEKVSVPTGYSVQWSGQYENVLRVRERLKVVVPLTVFLIFMLLYLNTKSGVKAGIVLLAVPFSGIGAVWLLYLLGYNVSIATWVGMIALMGLDAETGVFMLLFLDLAYHDAERAGRLKTREDLREAIVHGAVKRIRPKMMTVAAAFMGLMPIMWSVGTGADMMKRVVAPMVGGLVTSFILELLVYPPVYEIWKWNFEMKRGRTALEGLQ